GCTGATTTGGTAGAACAGGCTAGGCTTGAGTTTGGACAATAAAACATTCTGGAGGTCGTAACAATGACAGTCGCCAAGAATCGAGCCGACCGAGTAATGCTTTATGACATTAGCTGGGAACAGTTTGAAAATCTTCTAAAAGACTTGGGAGAGCATCGGGCAGCAAGGTTAGCTTACGATCGCACTACCTTAGAAATTATGACACATTTACCTGAACATGAATATTACAAAGAGGTAATTAGTATTGCAGTTCAAGATATCGCTGAAGAGTTGGCTATAGACTATGAAAGTTATGGCTCGACTACCTGGAAGCGAGAAAGCCGAATGGCAGGGGTAGAATCAGATAACTGCTTCTATTTCCAGAATGAAGCTGCGATTCGGGGTAGATTGAATCTGGATTTGAGACAAGACCCACCGCCTGATTTGGCACTGGAAATTGATGTTACCAGTAAGTCTTTAAATCGTTTTCCCATTTATGCCTGCCTGGGAGTACCAGAACTATGGTGTTAAGCTGCTACGCATCTAAATTTAATAAACGGCATTGCCTTTATTTTTAATCTTGCGCTCCCATTTAATAATAAGGCCTCCTTCATTTAACAATTTATTTAACAAATCTTCTAGCTGTGATACTGACTCAAACAATCTATGAGCTATATATTCTTTTGCTGAATGCCAAACCAATTCTATTAAATTATAATCTGGGCTATAAGGTGGTAGAAATTCCAGGATAATATTTGGCATTTCCTCTTTGATATAAGCTAAAATATCTTTTCTTTTATGAAAGCTAGCATTGTCTAGAATAATCACTATTTTTGCCGAACAATCATTGAAGTTATCAATTAGATTACCTTGCTCTACCCATTCCTGTAAGAGAAAGTTGTTCAAAGATTTAAGCTGCTCATAAAATACATCTGCATTTCCCTTTTTTATCACAAAATTAATTCTCTTTTTGTCGTGATAACGTAACCCTCCCATAATATTTACTCTTCCTCTTCTCCTTTGCCCTGTGATTTTTCTTCTTGTACCTTTTTTACCCCAATTTTTTCTTCTTATTACTCTTAAACTGAATCCGCTTTCATCCCAAAACCATACCTGCAAACGCTCTGGTGCAACATTTGTTATTCTTAAATATTCTGATAATTTTTCTTTAAATGCCTTACGTATTTCAGGATTCTGTTTATCCTCTAGGCTATACTTTGCCCAAAGGTAAACGTACTTTTTTCGCTCTAATATTCTCCTAACTTGAGAGCCACTTAATTTAATTCCTGTTTCCTCTTCCATATAAGTTGCACATCTAGCTGCTGTCCATCGACCAAATTCATATCCATATTCTACTGGGTCTTTTTCAATTATTTTTAATAGCAATTCTTCATATTCTTTGGTAACTTTACGGAAATTACCTTCTCTTCTTCCATCTAAAAAACTTTCTAGATTATCTGGGTCTCCGTGAACAGCCCAATATGCTACTGTTGGATATGCAATATCTAAAAACTTACTAATCTCGTGATAGGTTTTTCCATCATTCATTAATAATAAAATCAGAATCTTTTCTCTTACGTAGGGATTTTCATGCTCTTTTAGCGTTTTTAATAGCCGTTCCTTTTGCTGTTCAGAAAGATGATTTTTTGCTGGCATAGGTGGCTGATATAAGATTAATTCCTTAATCTCATATTATACAATCAAGATGCGTAACAGCTTATGATTCCGGTGAACTCAAGATTTATCTCCTACAAAATGGGGAATATGTCGAGTCAGAGAAGAGTCTGGTGTTTCCTACTTTAGCAATTCGGGATCTGCCGAAACTGATTGAGCAAAATCGGGCAAATGGCAGACGGGCAATTCGTCAGGCGGTTCGGGAATGGGTGAAGATTGAACTACCCAATCAACCTAATTCATAATTACGAATTACGAATTAGTATCAACTTCCTCCTATATTCATCGCTGTTAAAAAAGCCTTTTGGCTCACATCTCTATAAACTGTATTTAAATACTTCATTACCACATCACTTGAAGTTGAATTTACTGAATTTTCCTCTTCTTTCGCAAGAGGGATTGCTCCTAATACATCTAATACCGTCTCACTTGTGGACGGTGCAATTACTACCAAGGATGACTCTAATGGCTCATTATATTGCCAGAAAGAATCAACTTTTACCAAGTATTTGTTATTAGGAATTGACTGTTGAATATCGGGCGTTTCTGTAGTGTTTGGTTCAATCTTGGCACTACGTAATTGACGTAAATCGCTGATAATTTGCTCTTTGGTGCGTCCGCGCAATTGAAATAGTACAAAGGGGTCTTCACTGAAGCGATCGCCTAACTGATAGTATATTGCACCAATATGTTTACAGGGATTTGCTTTGTCAGGACAAGAGCATTTACTCTGGACATCAGCCAGGGTAAAAGGAAATATCGAAAGGCCATTAGCCGTAAAGACTTCTTCTATATTTTGTGGCATTTCTCCTGCTAGTAGCTTGGCAGCAAAAATTGCCCTTTGGGACATGGTTTCAATTACATAGCCCCATTGTTCATCAGTAAATGGTTCAAGGGAAAGGGAAACTTTATATGGTTCAACTTCACTACCTTGCACCCTAGCTAATACTTTTGCACCTTTAAATTCGATACTCAAAACGTTTCCTTGACGAGCATAATTTCTCGCACGTTCTAAACGCTTTTTAAAACGATAGGAATCTAGCAAATCTAGCCATTGTTGTGACCACCATTCTCGACTTGCTTGTAATGTGTAATTAGTCATAAATTGATTTAAAAACTTAGTAGTGTGCTGCACCAATTTTTGCGAGTTGGTAGTGAGCGATTTATCGCTCAATTCAAGGACTAAAGTCCTTACCCTTCGGGTTCGTTAGTCGCTCATGGGGTAAACTACCTTGGCGTTAGTCTCTCCCTTTGGGAGAAGACCACGCTAACTCACTACAAACTTATTCTGTATCATCGTCAATTACTGCACTGCGATCGAGTAGTAGTAAGTTACGAAGTTGGTCTGTATCCATTTCTGTTAACCACTCTTCACCCGCACCTACAACTTGTTCTGCTAGTTGTTTCTTACTTTCAATCATGTCATGAATTTTTTCTTCTAAAGTGCCAGTGCAAACAAACTTATGTACTTGTACATTCCGGGTTTGACCAATCCGAAATACTCGGTCTGTGGCTTGATTTTCCACGGCTGGATTCCACCATCTATCAAAGTGGAATACATGATTGGCACGTGTTAAATTCAGTCCTACTCCACCTGCTTTTAGAGAAAGAATCATAATCGGTGGTCCTTGGGGATCGTGTTGGAAACGATCGATCATTTCCTCACGTTGTTTTTTACTGGTGCTGCCATATAAAAAGAATATTTCTCGCCCAAGCTGTTTTTCTAAATAGGGTTTAAGTAACTTACCCCATTCAGCAAATTGTGTGAAGATTAAAGCTCTATCGCCTTCTGCTAAAACTTCTTCTAACATTTCTTCTAGCCGCAGAAGTTTGGCTGAATTATGTTGATCTAATGTTGCCTGTTTCAAATATTGGGCTGGGTGATTGCAGATTTGTTTGAGTTTAATTAGTAAAGCCAAAATCATCCCCCGACGTTGCAATCCTTCAGCAGATTCTATTTCTACTAAAGATTGTTCGACAACTTGTTGATAAAGTGCAGCTTGTTCACCAGTTAAACCGCAAAATACGGTCATTTCTTGCTTATCTGGCAAGTCTTGAATGATGTCGCGATCGCTTTTCAATCGCCGCAGTATAAATGGTTGCACTAATGAACGTAATTGGCCCAAAGAAGCCGTATCACCATACTTTTCTATTGGCATGGCAAATCGACGCTGAAAAAATTGCTTATTGCCTAAATATCCGGGATTGAGAAAATCTAAAATAGACCATAATTCTTGCAGTCTATTTTCTACTGGTGTCCCCGTCAATGCAATACGAAATGTAGCTTCTAATTGCCGCACTGCTTTTGACTGTTTCGCCTCTGGATTTTTCACATTCTGGGCTTCGTCTAAAACAATTATCTGCCAAGAGACACTTTGCAATGACTTGATATCTCGATGAAGAAGCGAATAGCTGGTAACGATTAAATCGTGTTTTTTTACGGCTTCTAAAAATGCTTTACCTTTTGGACGCTTGTCACCGTGATATTGCAAAATTTTCAAGCTGGGTGCAAATTTATTGACTTCCCTTTCCCAGTTGCCTAAAACCGAAGTTGGGCAAACTAGCAGTGTTGGATTTTCGAGTGCATCCTGTTCTTTTAGATGTAGCAGAAAGGCGATAAATTGGACAGTGTTATGGCAAATAATATTATTAGCAACAAAATTGTGATGTTCGCTAACTTCAAAGTCATAAACCCATCCCTCATAATCTATCTCTTCTATAGATTCAATCCGGCAATAAAATACCTCTTGATCGAGAAGACATTGCAAAGACTGTCTTGTTAAGCTCAACTGTTCTACATCTAGCTTGCTATATGCTGACAAAGTTTGAGTTGTCCATTTAGAAGGTTTTAGTAGCTGATATTGTTCTTGGGCTTCTCCACTAATCATGCGGTTCATCCCAGCTATTACTCGCTGTAAACTATCTCTAGAAAATTGCTGTGAACCATTAATGTAAACAGTGTTGTGCATCCCAAAATGCCGCAATGGGAGTCCCGTTGCTATGACTGTTTTGGCAACCATATCAGAAGCAGGAATTCCTTCAATATTTGTGTTGCTGACTAGTTGACAAATTTGCTCTAACTTACTCTGTTTTTCTGAATTATCGAAACCAATTTCTTGCAGAAATCTGCGAGCCGAATTTCCTCCAATTACACCAATATAGTATGTGCGGAAAGTGCGAGTTCCATTAGTGGTACATTTCAGTTTGGGCGATATTCGTAACCAAATACCGAAGCGTCGCAACAGTGCAGAAAGTTGCTGAATTAGTAAAGCTGAAGCTGTAGAAATCTCAATACTCCGCATACTAAAAAGAACGGCAGACTCAGCATCGAAATAGTTTTGTAAAAATATCCGCACACTATCCAAATCTGCCTGCATGATGAAGGGCGGAATAGATTTTTCTGCCGATAGTTTACCCCAAACATAACCTTTAGCTTCTAAGAATTCCCGATAGGCTTGGCTATTAACTCGAAGAGAAGCAACTCTGTTAGGGAAAGTAGAGATATTAGGGCTGTTAATTTTGAGGTTATAGCGCTTTTGAATGCGTTGGCAAGTCTGGAGTAAATCCTCTAGTACTCTGGTGTCTTTTTGGGATATTGTGACTCTTCCCACATCGGTTAGTTCATGCCCTTCAGCAATCTGCCAAGCGAGAAACTTGACTAAATCATGGTCTTGTGGTTTTCCATTCCAAAGGGTTTTACCTGGTACACAAACGTAATCACCCACCTGTAAGTTATTTGTCCAACCTTTACTTGTCAGCAGTTTGTGACGATGAGTAATAGTGATACTATTACCATCTTCTAGAGTGATTTTTCGTAATTTTTCGCTAACTTGCTGCCGATACAACCGCCTGATATTAGCTGGGACTATTTTGCCTGTTGTTTCATCTATAGAATTAACTATTAATTCCTCTGTGGGGTTAGTCCAAAATCCTTCGCCGTCAAACTCTGTTTCTCCAGCGTGAGTTTTCCAGATTGTCTCGGCTGTGCGTAACAGTCCATTTACATTTACTAGAGTATCATTCGCTACGCATTTACCGAGTCCCATATCGTCGGCGAGACACGCACCTAAGCCCCAACGTTCCAAGAAAGACAGCCAAGCAGCGCCTCGTTCTTGATAAGGTCGCAATTGCCCTTTAAAGCCTGCTGGTGTGGGTAAAGGTGCGATCGCTTGATTATTATTTAATGCCCCAATCAACTCTTGCAATGCGCCAGATGCATCAAAGCTGACCACTGGTAACTTTTCAATTGCCTGAGTATCTCCTGTACTCAGACGCAAAGCGTCTTCCAGGGAAAGCGCCATTTGGTCTTTGCGAGTGGTAAAAAATGTTTGGGCTGTTTTAATGTCTTGGGGGCGTAATTCTACCCACTCGCCATTAATTTCCACTAGCGGACTATTTAAAGCCACAAGTTTATCAAATTCAGCTTTGGAGATAGTTTGTCCACCAATTGCTAATTGCCATTGGAAATTTAGTAGACTCTGCAACCCTAAACGTCCCTGCTTTCCTTTTGGGGTTTCGGCTGTAATTTTCAAACCCAAACGATTCGCCCATCCTTCCCGATTCGCTAAACTAGGAGGCAAAATAACTCCTAAACCACTGTCTTCCAACCTCCAAGCTACAGCTTTGATAAACTCATAAGCTTGAATGGGGGTAAGACGAGAAGATTGGGGATATTCCGTTTCAAAGCTGGGTGCGATCGCTGGATACAATCGAGAAGCTACCCCCAAACCTCGCAAAAATGTTTCTTGTGGTTGGTCAATTGTCCGATTTTCATAAACCAATCTTTCAACTGGATTGTTCCAAATAGTCGCCGCATCCACTAAAAACTCAGGATCATCAGCCGCTTGCAGAAAATATGCCAATGTCCAATCTGTTTCGCCAGATTCAGGAGAACGCAGTTGAAAACAGGTACGAAATAGAGTTTTAAGAGTTAATTGGTATTGTAGCGGCATAGTCCAGGCCTTCAATGCCGCTTCCAATCGTTCCACTTCAATGGCATCTGCATTAACTGTATGAGATGCACTAGTTAACGCTTGCAACCACTGTCGCACCCCACCTGGTAAAGATGCAGGTTGAGAACCCGTCATTTCTCGCACTTGGGCATCTATCGTACTGTTAAGAAATCCCAAAAGTAATTCTTGAGGTTCGATGGGGAAGTTTACATAAGATAGGGACTGGGGATTAGGGATTGGGGATTGGGAAAACTCTTCTCCAGTCCCCATTCCCTCTTGATAAGTGCGGCAAACCAACGGCATGGTTGCAGAAAATTTTTCTAGGCGGGTTCCATCTACAGCACTATCTAGAAGTACTTGCCATTTAGCAGCAAATGCACCATCTGATTGTTGGTCAATTGTTGGTAAAAACTTACATCGTGAGATTAAATCTAAACTCCAACGGGCAACTTGCGACCAAAAGCGTAAATCTCCACCTAAAAAGGCATCTTCCCCTTTAGCAGCATTTAAGGGAACAGCAGCGAGAAATTTTACTGCTTCGCTGGGGTTGAGACAAAAACCCTCAACTCGCCACGGTTGCAAATATTGCGGGGAGTCTGTATTTTCCCCCAAGCTGGCAGAATGTATAGGGAAAATTGCTACTGTTCCTTCGCTATTAACTTCTGGGATATAAGTTGGTAGGGCAATGATTTGAGAGTGCGTTGGCAAACTGATCTCAGTGGCACTGGCGGCTTTGCGTGTTTGCCCAGTAGTTGCGAATGCAACTTGGGGTTTCTGGATGAAGTTGGTAATTGCCATATTCTGGGAATGCAGCCACTCACTCAACTCAACCGATGTCATTGCCAATGGATGTAGTGCTATGTCTCCAGATTCATTAGACTCGGAATTTACTCGTGGCGATCGCCAAGTTTCCCCCCAAATAAATAAACAACCATTTTGATTTTTTAGTAACCAATTACAGTGTAAAATCGCCATTTGCTAACTACTCAAATTTTCCCAAAACTCTAGAATTTCAATCACAATTATTCTACTTTTTACATCTTTTCAAGAAGATTTATTGCCCAAATTTCTCATATAATAAATATTTAAGTAATTATTCCACATAAACATTGTTAATAATGAATTTTCCCCTAGTTAAAGTTTTAAAAAATGGGATATTAGTAGAACTGGATTATATGCATCCTCAAGAGCATGAGGTTGTCAGATCGTTACTCAATGTTGTAATTTCTGAAGGTAAAACCTATCCCCAAAAGCAACCTCTCTCTTCTACAGAATTTTCAGCTTACTGGTTAAGTAAGGATGCCTTTGTTGTCAGGACATCTGTTGTAGATCCTACACACAAGTCAAAAGAAATATTAGGGGCGTTTTATTTAAAGCCAAACTTTCCCGGTCGGTGTAGCCATATTTGCAACGCTGGTTTTATTGTACAACCAGCGTTACGCGGTCAGGGCTTAGGGCGGTTCATGGGAGAGTCTATGCTTTCAATCGCAGCAAACCTGGGCTATGAAGCAGTAATGTTTAATTTGGTCTTTGAGACTAATATACCTTCAATTACACTTTGGCAGTCGTTAGGATTTGAGATTATTGGGCGAATTCCGGGTGCGGCGAAGCTAGAGAATGGGCAGGCGGTTGAGGCGCTAATCCTGTATCACACTTTGGGTTGAATGACTTGTCTATCTTTGTATGTACTAGAAGTCAGCCATAGGGCATAAATGTTAGGATTGCCACAGAAAGAGAATAGCGAAAGAGAAGGAAAAAAAACTGAATGGCAGAAGTTGATAAGTCAATATCCTTCGATGGAAGGGATATTCGACTGAAAGTAGGCCTATTAGCTCCCCAGGCAGGTGGGTCGGTTTTGATAGAATCAGGGGACACATCCGTTTTAGTGACGGCTACGCGATCGCAAGCCAGAGAAGGCATTGATTTTCTTCCCCTTACTGTAGATTATGAAGAAAGGCTATATGCCGCTGGTAGGATTCCCGGCGGGATCATGCGGCGCGAAGGTCGTCCACCAGAAAAAACAATTCTCACCAGCCGTCTTATAGACCGTCCCATGCGTCCTTTGTTCCCCTCATGGCTAAGGGATGACTTGCAAATTATTGCCTTAACGCTGTCGATGGACGAGTTAGTTCCACCCGATGTGTTAGCAGTTACAGGCGCTTCGATTGCTACCCTGATTGCCCAGATTCCTTTTAATGGGCCAATGGCAGCAGTGCGGGTTGGTTTAGTGGGAGATGATTTCATTATTAATCCCACTTATGCAGAAACCGAAGCGGGAGATTTGGATCTGGTAGTAGCAGGTTCACCACATGGCGTAATCATGGTGGAAGCGGGAGCCAATCAGTTGCCAGAGCGAGATATTCTTGAGGCGATTGACTTTGGTTATGAAGCAGTGCGGGACTTAATCAAAGCGCAGCAAGATTTAATTGCAGAATTGGGTCTAGTAATAGTGCAAGAAGCACCACCAGAAGTAGACCAAACGTTAGAAAATTATATCCGTGATCGCGCCAACGGTCAGATTAAGAAAATCCTGTCTCAATTTAGTTTGACCAAACCCGAACGCGATGCAGCTTTAGATGTCGTCAAGGATGAAATTGCCGCGACGATTACTGAACTGCCAGAAGAAGACCCCATTCGAGTTGCCGCAACTGCAAATAAAAAGGCACTTGGTAACACTTTTAAAGATATTACCAAATACTTCATGCGGCGACAAATCATCGAAGATAACGTCCGCGTTGATGGTCGTAAACTCGATCAAGTGCGTCCGGTTTCTTGTTTAGTTGATGTCTTACCAAAGCGAGTCCACGGCAGCGGTTTATTTAACCGAGAACTAACTCAGGTATTATCAACTTGTACTCTGGGTACACCTGGGGATGCTCAAAACCTCAACGATGACATGCAGCTAGATCAGCACAAGCGTTATCTGCATCATTACAACTTCCCCCCCTTCTCAGTCGGTGAAACCAAGCCAATGCGGGCCCCAGGAAGGCGTGAAATTGGTCACGGGGCATTGGCAGAACGAGCGCTAATCCCTGTGCTACCGTCAAAAGAACAATTTCCCTACGTGATTCGCATCGTATCAGAAGTACTTTCTTCCAACGGTTCCACCTCAATGGGTTCAGTCTGCGGTTCCACCCTCGCCCTGATGGATGCTGGTGTACCAATTCTCAAACCCGTTAGTGGCGCGGCAATGGGTCTGATAAAGGAAGGCGACGAAGTACGAGTTCTGACCGATATCCAAGGCATTGAAGACTTTTTGGGCGACATGGACTTCAAAGTTGCCGGGACGGATACCGGGATTACCGCCTTGCAAATGGATATGAAAATCTCCGGTTTGTCTTTGGAGGTGATAGCCCAAGCCGTCCACCAAGCCAAAGCAGCCCGGTTGCATATTCTAGAGAAAATGCTTGCCTGCATTGACACACCACGGACTGAAACTTCACCCTATGCCCCACGTCTGTTAACAATCAAGATTGATTCAGACATGATTGGTTTGGTAATTGGGCCTGGAGGCAAGACTATTAAGGGGATCACAGAGGAAACTGGTGCAAAAATTGACATCGAAGATGATGGCACCGTGACAATTTCCGCTGTGGATGAGAACAAGGCCAAGAGAGCCAGAAATATCATCCAAGGCATGACCCGCAAGTTGCACGAAGGGGATGTCTATGCAGGACGCATTACTCGGATTATACCGATAGGTGCATTTGTGGAATTTTTGCCTGGAAAAGAAGGCATGATCCACATTTCTCAACTAGCTGACTACCGCGTTGGCAAAGTTGAAGATGAAGTAGCGGTGGGCGATGAAGTGATTATCAAAGTGCGCGAAATTGATAACAAAGGTCGGATTAATCTTACCCGCTTGGGTATCCACCCAGATCAAGCAGCAGCAGCAAGAGAGGCTGCGGCGGTGAATCGGTAACTCGATTTGGGATTTTAGATTAGATTAAATCTAAAATCCGCGATGCCTACTGTGAAGGCATCGCCGTATGCTTCTCTAAATTAGTTGCACAAAATTTATTAAGAGAAAGTAATCAGAATCGAATTAATGAAACTGATACCTGTCAATATTTTCAACGACTATGGAATAAATTTACTTGATAATTAACGCTACTTTCTCAGTAGAAACGTAATTTGGCAAGACGTGATTCAATTTTGCTTCGTTGAGATGCAGATGATCTGACAACACAGCAGAGATCACATTCCGAAAATCAGTAGTAATAGCCAAGTCCCTACCTTGGTAAAGTTGGGTTGTAGATAGACCAGGCCATTCACCATAAACTTTACCACCGCGAATATTACCACCCAAAACCCACATAACATTCCCGTGACCGTGGTCGGTACCACCATTATCATTTTGCTTGACTGTACGACCAAACTCTGAAATCACAACAATTGTCGTATTCTGGTAAACGCTCCCTAAACCTTCAACTAAAGCGACCAAACCTGAACCCAACTTTTTGAGGTTGCGAGCTAATAGTCCTTGAGTGCTACCTTGATTGACATGGGTATCCCAACCTCCTAAAGCCATAAACCCTAACTCAATTCTGGGGTCTTTGAGCATTAATTGTGCCAATCGTTGAGCATCGCTGGCGAAGCCATCAGGTGAAGGCGCGCCATTATTCGCCATTTTCATTTCACTATCTAGGTCATTCATGATCGCCTGACGCGCCATCCGTCCCTGTTGATAGGTCTGACTTAAGGCATCATTACCGCCATAAAGTTGGTCAAATGCTGCTGCTAATTGAGGACGATCTATTGGCAGAGGCCTGTTAGCATTTCTTCCTGATGCTATGTTAGCTACAGGCATCCGTCCAGAAAGAATCCAGGGTGTTGTTTCTCCGACACTTACCGCTTGGATGGGTGTTTTTTGAGAAATCACACCTAGTAAACGATTCATCCAACCATCCTGAGTATGTTTATCACCAGGGGTAGCGCTTTCCATGTATTCTTGAGCATCAAAGTGAGAACGAGTTGGATCGGGAGAACCACAAGCATGAACAAAGGCCAAACTCTTCTGTTGCCAAAAGGGCATCAAAGAATCTAATGCTGGATGCAGTCCAAAGCGTCCATCTAAATCTATTACTCCCCCTTCCTTCCCTGGTTGGGGAATAGCAATTTGCGGTCGGGCTTGATAGTAGGCTGTCTCTGAGTAAGGAACCACGACGTTTAAACCGTCTACTGCTCCCCGGAGGAAAATTACAATTAAGCGCTTCTGGTAACTGTTTGGGGTAGCGGATCTAGCTATCCAAGCATTGCTGCTTAGGGCTGTGATTGCGGAAGCTGAAAAAATTCCACCTTGGATTAGGAAGTTACGTCTTTTCATAATTAAAATTACTGAGTTATGGCTGTTTCAAATTCGCTTCTGTGTCTCAGCTAGAACTGCTATGTCAACAACCTAGTTCTAAAGACACTGCTACTTTTAGGGATAAGCTTTAAAGTCAAATGGCACTAAGAAAAGCTCGAAAGCTTGTGTAGCCTCGTTCCCAGCCTCCAGGCTGGGAACCAGTTAGGGCAAACAACCCAGTTCTAATACCTTTTTTCTGGTTTTACCTGCTGAATGTGGGTTCTAAAGACACTGTTATTTTTAGGTGTAAACTTTAAAGCGGTGTTGACCAGACCACTTAATAAGTTGAGTTTTATAACTTGACTAGTGTGTAATTAATGATGCATAAATTCTGGACTGCCCAAAATTAAAGCACTATGAATTTGAGGGGAACTAGAGGCGATCGCTTCCTGCGTTTTTATTGACAAAGAATTACCCAATGTATTGGTTAGTTGCCAAGCATCTACAGGAATACTAGGAGACTTTTGTAAAGGTTTTTGCCCTGCGCCGATTTGCTCCCTCTGTTCTATATTTGCGGGAATAGTTGATAAGGGTAAATTGCCATTAGCGATCGCCACAGCAAAACTGAGGCGGCGATTCATTGCATCAGGATTTAACCACACATCTGCCGTGTTTTTGTAACCATCTGGAGTTTGGCAACCGTATAGAGGCATTCCCAACTGTTGCAGCAGATTGGAGATTGGTTTTGTGTTCTCCACTTCCACACCTGTGGCTCGCACCGCAGAGATCGCATATTGATAGGGTGTTTTAAATTTGGCATTAAAGTTTTTGGCATCCCAGAACTCCCGACTGTGAAATAGGGTGTTGAGAACTTCACGAATATTGCCATCAGTGGCCAGATAACGGTGTGTGAGATTGTTTACCAGAGTCGTTGGGGGAAGATCGCTGACAAAATATTGAGCTATCTGATAGCTGATATGACGTGCAGTTGCCGGACTGTGAGCCAAAATATCTAAAGCTTCCTCTCCTTGGGATTCACCACCACTTTTAATTGTGTGTCCCAGGAAAACTTTGTCACTAAAATCATGACGTTTTGGATTGAAGTAAAATCCGAAAGTATTATCTGTCTGTTGACCAGGACGAATGAAACCCCAACCACTTAAAATCCGCGCCAGAGTAATTACATCTTGCTGAGTATAACCTCCATCTACGCCGAGAGTGTGTAATTCCATCAGTTCGCGGGCGTAGTTCTCATTCAAGCCGCGAATATTACCTTGGGCATCGGGGCGATTGTCAGCCCGATTTTGAAAGTTGTCTAGATAATACTGCATAGCTGGATGATGAGCTGTTGCCCCTAACAGGTCACGAAAGCGACCCAAAGCGTAAGGTCGAATCGCCTGTTGTTCATAAGCTCCTACCCAGAGGCGATCGCGTCCTTTAGCAGCATCCACATTAAAATGGTTATACCAAAAGTCCACCATTACTTCCTGGAGTTGTCGGGGACTACTAGTTG
This Nostoc sp. C052 DNA region includes the following protein-coding sequences:
- a CDS encoding GNAT family N-acetyltransferase, with the translated sequence MNFPLVKVLKNGILVELDYMHPQEHEVVRSLLNVVISEGKTYPQKQPLSSTEFSAYWLSKDAFVVRTSVVDPTHKSKEILGAFYLKPNFPGRCSHICNAGFIVQPALRGQGLGRFMGESMLSIAANLGYEAVMFNLVFETNIPSITLWQSLGFEIIGRIPGAAKLENGQAVEALILYHTLG
- a CDS encoding polyribonucleotide nucleotidyltransferase, which encodes MAEVDKSISFDGRDIRLKVGLLAPQAGGSVLIESGDTSVLVTATRSQAREGIDFLPLTVDYEERLYAAGRIPGGIMRREGRPPEKTILTSRLIDRPMRPLFPSWLRDDLQIIALTLSMDELVPPDVLAVTGASIATLIAQIPFNGPMAAVRVGLVGDDFIINPTYAETEAGDLDLVVAGSPHGVIMVEAGANQLPERDILEAIDFGYEAVRDLIKAQQDLIAELGLVIVQEAPPEVDQTLENYIRDRANGQIKKILSQFSLTKPERDAALDVVKDEIAATITELPEEDPIRVAATANKKALGNTFKDITKYFMRRQIIEDNVRVDGRKLDQVRPVSCLVDVLPKRVHGSGLFNRELTQVLSTCTLGTPGDAQNLNDDMQLDQHKRYLHHYNFPPFSVGETKPMRAPGRREIGHGALAERALIPVLPSKEQFPYVIRIVSEVLSSNGSTSMGSVCGSTLALMDAGVPILKPVSGAAMGLIKEGDEVRVLTDIQGIEDFLGDMDFKVAGTDTGITALQMDMKISGLSLEVIAQAVHQAKAARLHILEKMLACIDTPRTETSPYAPRLLTIKIDSDMIGLVIGPGGKTIKGITEETGAKIDIEDDGTVTISAVDENKAKRARNIIQGMTRKLHEGDVYAGRITRIIPIGAFVEFLPGKEGMIHISQLADYRVGKVEDEVAVGDEVIIKVREIDNKGRINLTRLGIHPDQAAAAREAAAVNR
- a CDS encoding DUF1501 domain-containing protein; protein product: MKRRNFLIQGGIFSASAITALSSNAWIARSATPNSYQKRLIVIFLRGAVDGLNVVVPYSETAYYQARPQIAIPQPGKEGGVIDLDGRFGLHPALDSLMPFWQQKSLAFVHACGSPDPTRSHFDAQEYMESATPGDKHTQDGWMNRLLGVISQKTPIQAVSVGETTPWILSGRMPVANIASGRNANRPLPIDRPQLAAAFDQLYGGNDALSQTYQQGRMARQAIMNDLDSEMKMANNGAPSPDGFASDAQRLAQLMLKDPRIELGFMALGGWDTHVNQGSTQGLLARNLKKLGSGLVALVEGLGSVYQNTTIVVISEFGRTVKQNDNGGTDHGHGNVMWVLGGNIRGGKVYGEWPGLSTTQLYQGRDLAITTDFRNVISAVLSDHLHLNEAKLNHVLPNYVSTEKVALIIK
- a CDS encoding DUF1800 domain-containing protein, which codes for MTLKPKSWVLLLLVLLGSIPPSNAASIPVDPKVLHIINRLSFGPRPGDVQRVESLGVERYIQEQLSPESIPEPQSLTSQLKQLNTLYLNPVELSEHGTTNLPGQKPTLSERKAANKWAKQVLDEAVQGRLLEATSSPRQLQEVMVDFWYNHFNVDAAKGRDRLWVGAYEQQAIRPYALGRFRDLLGATAHHPAMQYYLDNFQNRADNRPDAQGNIRGLNENYARELMELHTLGVDGGYTQQDVITLARILSGWGFIRPGQQTDNTFGFYFNPKRHDFSDKVFLGHTIKSGGESQGEEALDILAHSPATARHISYQIAQYFVSDLPPTTLVNNLTHRYLATDGNIREVLNTLFHSREFWDAKNFNAKFKTPYQYAISAVRATGVEVENTKPISNLLQQLGMPLYGCQTPDGYKNTADVWLNPDAMNRRLSFAVAIANGNLPLSTIPANIEQREQIGAGQKPLQKSPSIPVDAWQLTNTLGNSLSIKTQEAIASSSPQIHSALILGSPEFMHH